A portion of the Acidobacteriota bacterium genome contains these proteins:
- a CDS encoding D-aminoacylase, whose translation MKSEKSSIFVFRPGTAGLLLALLCCVASCATGPAREVHDWDLLLTNGRIVDGTGAPWFRGDVAIRGDSIVAVGTLDRKRAAEVVDVGDRVVAPGFIDLLGWSHFPALVEPALEGKIRQGVTTEATGEGRSPGPIDDAMAARWRGVGGEDPVEFRTLGDFMALIESRGTALNFAFFVGATNPREIVLGLNDVQPDEEQMRRMEAIVDQAMREGAIGISTSLIYVPARYATTEELIRLARVASSWGGVYFTHMRSEDDGILEAVDETVRISREAAIPANIWHLKVADRNAAGRMTIVLEKIEEARRDGVDIAANLYPYSASSTGLDLLAPSWALEGGYDAFLERLADPELRARIIEEIRGPGRYQRIGGASGVIVSSIGNPEMKHLEPMYLSEIAEQLGMDPVDALIHIFENNRSAPQAIYFAMNEQDMKEALRRPWVSVGADSGSVVASRRTSGAHPRAYGTFPRVVGRFVREEGLLTLEDAVRKVTSQAATRIGVHDRGVIRPGMKADVVVFDPDRLEDISTFEDPHHYSVGIDHVIVNGIFVLRDAAMTGSLPGRVLRGPGYRR comes from the coding sequence ATGAAAAGCGAAAAAAGCTCCATCTTCGTCTTCCGCCCCGGCACTGCCGGCCTCCTTCTCGCTCTTCTCTGCTGTGTGGCGTCTTGCGCGACCGGACCTGCACGCGAGGTCCATGACTGGGACCTTCTTCTCACCAACGGGAGGATCGTCGACGGAACCGGAGCCCCCTGGTTCCGCGGCGACGTTGCGATCAGAGGCGACTCGATCGTCGCGGTCGGGACGCTCGACCGGAAGCGCGCAGCCGAGGTCGTCGACGTAGGCGATCGGGTCGTGGCACCCGGATTCATCGATCTTCTCGGCTGGTCGCACTTTCCTGCACTCGTCGAGCCGGCGCTCGAAGGAAAGATCCGGCAGGGAGTAACCACGGAGGCGACGGGGGAGGGGAGGTCGCCCGGTCCGATCGACGACGCGATGGCAGCCCGCTGGCGAGGTGTCGGCGGAGAGGATCCGGTCGAGTTTCGAACGCTCGGGGACTTCATGGCGCTCATCGAGTCGAGAGGAACTGCCCTCAACTTCGCCTTTTTCGTCGGTGCGACCAACCCCCGAGAGATCGTCCTCGGACTGAACGACGTCCAGCCGGATGAAGAACAGATGAGGCGGATGGAAGCGATCGTCGATCAGGCGATGCGGGAAGGAGCGATCGGAATCTCGACTTCGCTCATCTACGTACCGGCGAGGTACGCGACGACCGAAGAGCTCATCCGTCTCGCTCGCGTCGCTTCGTCATGGGGTGGCGTCTACTTCACTCACATGCGAAGCGAAGACGACGGCATACTCGAAGCCGTCGACGAGACTGTGAGGATCAGCCGTGAAGCTGCGATTCCCGCCAACATCTGGCATCTGAAGGTGGCCGATCGGAATGCTGCAGGACGGATGACGATCGTTCTCGAGAAGATCGAGGAGGCGCGAAGGGACGGCGTCGACATCGCGGCGAACCTCTATCCCTACTCCGCTTCATCGACCGGACTCGATCTGCTGGCACCGAGCTGGGCGCTCGAGGGAGGTTATGACGCTTTTCTCGAGCGGCTGGCCGATCCGGAGCTCCGTGCCCGCATCATCGAGGAGATCCGCGGACCGGGGCGGTATCAGCGGATCGGCGGAGCCTCGGGGGTGATCGTCAGCAGCATCGGCAACCCCGAGATGAAGCACCTCGAGCCGATGTACCTTTCGGAGATTGCCGAACAGCTCGGGATGGATCCCGTCGACGCTCTCATCCATATTTTCGAGAACAACCGGAGCGCCCCGCAGGCGATCTACTTCGCGATGAACGAACAGGACATGAAGGAAGCTCTTCGGCGTCCGTGGGTCTCGGTGGGAGCCGACTCCGGATCGGTCGTCGCCTCGAGGCGAACCTCGGGAGCGCATCCCCGTGCGTACGGAACGTTTCCCCGGGTCGTCGGGAGGTTCGTGAGGGAAGAGGGGCTGCTCACTCTCGAGGATGCCGTGCGTAAGGTGACCTCGCAGGCGGCCACCAGAATCGGCGTGCACGACCGGGGAGTCATCCGCCCGGGGATGAAGGCGGACGTGGTGGTTTTCGATCCCGACCGGCTCGAGGACATCTCGACCTTCGAGGATCCACATCATTATTCGGTCGGAATCGACCATGTGATCGTGAACGGCATTTTCGTACTGCGCGATGCGGCGATGACGGGAAGCCTGCCGGGGCGCGTTCTCCGCGGGCCCGGATACCGGAGATGA
- a CDS encoding efflux RND transporter periplasmic adaptor subunit — protein sequence MNTRPVGRVLIVLFTLFPMILQAQEMPPTPVRVTPAQQHSLKRTIELSGVVESRGSSVLASEIGGIVEELFAREGEQVRAGTPIVRLRSEDLRLRLESARAEFEEARARLDLAETSYERMKGLFDDQVASRQQLDNATSERAAWAGRVARTEAEVKRLERDLARTVVRAPFTAVVIEERVGVGEFVNAGGPVAEVIDVTNLDVTVEVPERYFAEISRGSAARVEIPSLGRFETGGSVRAIIPRTTSNARTFPVKVAISGGRIGIGMLATVHISLGQPKPSVIVPKDAIVRQGNAQTIFVVDDDNTVRRVPVTTSESTGSWIAVDGDVVPGDPVITRGNERIRPGQKVTPAILEYPAP from the coding sequence ATGAATACGCGTCCCGTCGGACGAGTCCTCATCGTCCTTTTCACACTCTTTCCGATGATCCTCCAGGCGCAGGAGATGCCTCCTACGCCCGTCCGCGTCACGCCTGCGCAGCAGCATTCGCTGAAGCGAACGATCGAGCTGAGCGGCGTGGTCGAGAGCCGGGGCAGCAGCGTGCTGGCCAGCGAGATCGGGGGGATCGTCGAGGAGCTTTTCGCACGAGAAGGGGAGCAGGTGCGGGCGGGAACACCCATCGTCAGGCTCCGGAGCGAGGATCTGCGGCTTCGACTCGAATCCGCCCGGGCAGAGTTCGAGGAAGCGCGTGCGCGACTCGATCTCGCCGAAACGAGTTACGAGCGGATGAAGGGACTTTTCGACGATCAGGTGGCGAGCCGCCAGCAGCTCGACAACGCAACTAGTGAGCGGGCGGCCTGGGCCGGCCGGGTCGCCAGGACCGAGGCCGAGGTCAAGCGCCTGGAACGCGATCTGGCGAGGACCGTCGTCAGGGCGCCATTCACGGCGGTGGTGATCGAGGAACGGGTAGGGGTCGGCGAGTTCGTCAACGCCGGCGGACCTGTCGCGGAGGTCATCGACGTCACCAACCTCGACGTGACCGTCGAGGTTCCCGAACGGTACTTCGCGGAGATCTCGCGGGGGAGCGCCGCGCGCGTCGAGATTCCGTCGCTCGGACGTTTCGAGACGGGGGGCTCGGTGCGTGCGATCATTCCGCGAACGACATCCAATGCACGGACGTTCCCGGTCAAGGTGGCCATCAGCGGTGGCAGGATCGGGATCGGCATGCTCGCAACCGTCCACATCTCACTCGGTCAGCCGAAACCCTCGGTCATCGTTCCGAAGGACGCGATCGTCCGTCAGGGAAACGCTCAGACCATCTTCGTCGTCGACGACGACAACACCGTCAGACGTGTCCCCGTCACTACATCGGAGTCTACCGGGTCGTGGATCGCGGTCGACGGGGACGTCGTTCCGGGCGATCCGGTGATCACGCGAGGCAATGAACGAATAAGGCCCGGCCAGAAGGTCACGCCGGCGATTCTCGAGTACCCAGCGCCATGA
- a CDS encoding glycosyltransferase: MSDPSGPMLTVIVPVYNERATVAELLRRVRAVDIDKEIIAIDDCSTDGSLDVVADLAAKWPELQHIRQESNRGKGAAIRRGIAVAKGQLIVIQDADLEYDPEEYPKLIKPILDGHADVVYGSRFEGYPRRVMLYWHTLGNKLLTALSNVTTNLTLTDMETCYKVFRREVIQSIHLRSDRFGFEPEVTAKLARRGYRIYEVPISYHGRDYWEGKKINWKDGVSALWSILKYGLFVDPDSEPRTYVSVRRLEGLRRYTRWIWDRISPYVGQRVLELGAGTGSLTQLLYGRELVVATDRETGYVDRLMNRFRRSPGIMVRRLDLSAPDNAAALRELRLDTVLAVNVLEHHEDDAALLRNAFDLLEPGGKLVVYVPADPSLFGRLDESVGHRRRYEKGALIEMMQEAGFEIENAAYHNVTGRIGWRMNSGARTLPLAQSKMFDAAVPILRRLEPDDPPEGLSLVVIGVKPETEAS, encoded by the coding sequence GTGAGCGATCCATCGGGACCCATGCTCACGGTGATCGTTCCCGTGTACAACGAGCGGGCCACCGTGGCCGAGCTTCTTCGCCGTGTCCGGGCAGTCGATATCGACAAGGAGATCATTGCGATCGATGATTGCTCCACCGACGGCTCGTTGGACGTCGTTGCGGATCTTGCTGCGAAGTGGCCGGAGCTGCAGCACATCCGGCAGGAGTCGAACCGAGGAAAGGGTGCGGCCATTCGCCGCGGCATCGCTGTGGCGAAGGGGCAGCTCATCGTCATCCAGGACGCCGATCTCGAATACGACCCGGAGGAGTATCCGAAACTGATCAAACCGATCCTCGATGGCCACGCGGACGTCGTTTACGGTTCGAGATTCGAGGGGTATCCGAGGCGCGTGATGCTCTACTGGCACACGCTCGGGAACAAGCTACTCACGGCCCTGTCGAACGTGACGACGAACCTCACGCTCACCGACATGGAAACCTGCTACAAGGTCTTCCGACGCGAGGTCATCCAGTCGATCCACCTCCGCTCGGACCGGTTCGGGTTCGAGCCGGAGGTCACGGCGAAGCTTGCGCGCCGGGGATACCGCATTTACGAGGTACCGATCTCCTACCACGGACGCGACTACTGGGAAGGAAAGAAGATCAACTGGAAGGATGGGGTCAGCGCGCTGTGGTCGATCCTGAAGTACGGTCTCTTCGTCGACCCGGACAGCGAGCCGCGGACTTACGTATCGGTGCGGCGGCTGGAAGGGTTGAGACGCTATACCCGGTGGATCTGGGATCGAATCTCCCCTTACGTCGGACAGAGAGTGCTCGAGCTCGGCGCCGGAACCGGAAGTCTCACGCAGCTGCTCTACGGCCGTGAGCTCGTCGTTGCAACCGATCGGGAGACTGGGTACGTGGACCGGCTGATGAATCGATTCAGGCGCAGCCCGGGGATCATGGTTCGCCGCCTCGATCTCTCCGCCCCGGACAATGCGGCAGCCTTGCGCGAGCTCCGGCTCGACACCGTGCTCGCGGTCAACGTGCTCGAGCATCACGAGGACGATGCCGCCCTTCTGCGGAACGCGTTCGATCTTCTCGAGCCTGGAGGGAAGCTCGTCGTCTACGTCCCGGCGGACCCGTCGCTCTTCGGGCGTCTCGACGAGTCCGTCGGTCACCGCCGGCGGTACGAAAAGGGCGCGCTGATCGAGATGATGCAGGAAGCGGGCTTCGAGATCGAGAACGCCGCCTACCACAACGTTACCGGACGAATCGGCTGGCGGATGAACTCCGGTGCCCGGACCCTTCCTCTCGCCCAGTCGAAGATGTTCGATGCAGCCGTTCCCATCCTTCGCAGACTCGAACCGGATGATCCTCCGGAGGGTCTGAGTCTCGTCGTGATCGGCGTCAAACCGGAAACGGAGGCGTCCTGA
- a CDS encoding efflux RND transporter permease subunit: MNPIQAAIRYPVTTSVVMILLVLFGVISLTRIPVQMTPTVEEPQISVSTFWPGASPNEIEREIIDEQEDQLKSIEGVVRMESSSRDSRGSITLTFQPGTDVDASLLKVSNALDQVPSYPVDADKPVIQVVGENFNAIAWFILLPAEENPYEGTVPDLLTFVEESVKPEFERVPGVGAINVFGGQENEMQVIVDAGALASRQITIPELMRAIDRENRDFSAGDFTEGKRRYVVRTVGEYGSPGEIEEVIVAIRNGVPIQVRDVARVELSHSKPIARAFYFGEPMIAFNAVRESGANVLEVMEGLKQTMGEVEADLLAPRGLRLVQAYDETTYIHSAIDLVKSSLLIGAFLAIVVLLLYLRSRTSTLIVAIAIPISIVGTFLIMYAAGRSINVISLAGMAFAVGMVVDNSIVVLENIYRHREMGKHRSRAALDGAKEVWGAVLASTLTTIAVFLPIFFIQDEAGQLFRDIAIAISAAVFLSMLVSISVIPTLSARILGTAGSTGSERSFRNLWGFSPRFASVPGWITGRVDWILESTKRKIAVVLVFTLSALALSYILTPKVEYLPTGNRNLLFGIILPNPGHSLEENTELRNLYVEELQHLWKAPPEESVDLPGGGIAGWFYVALNDRVFMGARSRDDRRARELLAEFQRVNAKVPGAIAFMSQSSLFQRGFGQGRNIEVEIVGPDLERLMEIGGEVFASVDQVLPGSQARPIPGLDLGNPEIQVRTDRRRAAEAGMTHADLAATVNALVDGARASDYRYQGQQIDLRVIGETQQMERTHLIEQIPLSTPDGDLVTVGSVAEVELVNGPAEIAHRERQRSVTIAITPPEEMPLQEAMELVETRILDPIRDRGELGGLYRARMSGTADKLTQTWQALIWNFILAVLITYLLMAALFENFLYPFVILFTVPLAALGGFLGLGLMNLFRYQALDILTMLGFVILVGTVVNNAILIVHQTLNYIRDAGMDIRSAITESVRTRVRPIFMSVTTSVFAMLPLVLFPGAGSELYRGLGSVVVGGLVVSSAFTLFLIPALLSLTMEAREAFARRFQGEESSAVA, translated from the coding sequence ATGAATCCGATCCAGGCAGCAATCCGCTATCCCGTCACGACCTCCGTCGTGATGATTCTCCTCGTTCTTTTCGGCGTGATTTCGCTGACCCGCATCCCTGTTCAGATGACGCCGACGGTCGAGGAGCCGCAGATCAGCGTGTCGACGTTCTGGCCGGGAGCCAGTCCGAACGAGATCGAGCGTGAGATCATCGATGAGCAGGAAGATCAGCTCAAGAGCATCGAGGGAGTCGTCCGGATGGAGTCCTCGAGCCGGGATTCCCGCGGATCGATCACTCTGACCTTCCAGCCGGGAACCGACGTTGATGCCTCGCTTCTGAAGGTTTCCAACGCGCTCGATCAGGTTCCGTCCTATCCGGTCGACGCGGACAAGCCGGTCATCCAGGTCGTAGGAGAGAATTTCAACGCGATCGCCTGGTTCATCCTTCTTCCCGCGGAAGAGAACCCGTACGAAGGAACTGTTCCGGACCTGCTGACCTTCGTCGAGGAGTCCGTCAAGCCGGAGTTCGAGCGGGTTCCCGGTGTCGGAGCGATCAATGTCTTCGGCGGTCAGGAGAACGAGATGCAGGTGATCGTCGATGCGGGAGCACTCGCATCGCGACAGATCACGATTCCCGAACTGATGCGGGCAATCGACCGGGAGAACCGGGATTTCTCGGCCGGCGACTTCACCGAGGGGAAAAGGCGCTACGTGGTCCGAACGGTTGGAGAGTACGGATCCCCCGGAGAGATCGAAGAGGTCATCGTCGCGATTCGAAACGGTGTCCCGATCCAGGTCCGCGACGTCGCGCGGGTCGAGCTGAGTCACTCGAAGCCGATCGCGAGGGCGTTTTACTTCGGCGAACCGATGATCGCATTCAACGCGGTCCGCGAGTCGGGAGCCAACGTACTCGAGGTGATGGAGGGTCTGAAGCAGACGATGGGAGAGGTCGAGGCCGATCTGCTGGCGCCCCGGGGCCTTCGGCTCGTGCAGGCCTACGACGAGACGACCTACATTCATTCGGCGATCGACCTGGTCAAGTCGAGCCTTCTGATCGGTGCCTTCCTCGCGATCGTCGTGCTGCTTCTCTATCTGCGAAGCCGGACGAGCACCCTGATCGTCGCCATCGCGATTCCGATCAGCATCGTCGGAACCTTCCTGATCATGTATGCCGCGGGCCGGTCGATCAACGTCATCAGTCTCGCCGGAATGGCATTCGCCGTGGGAATGGTGGTCGACAATTCGATCGTCGTCCTCGAGAACATCTACAGGCACCGAGAAATGGGGAAGCACCGCTCTCGAGCCGCGCTCGATGGTGCGAAGGAGGTCTGGGGTGCCGTTCTCGCCTCGACGCTCACGACGATCGCCGTATTTCTGCCGATCTTCTTCATTCAGGACGAGGCCGGGCAGCTCTTCAGAGACATTGCCATCGCCATCTCGGCGGCCGTCTTCCTCAGCATGCTCGTTTCGATCTCGGTGATCCCGACGCTTTCCGCCCGAATTCTCGGAACGGCCGGGTCGACCGGTTCCGAGCGCTCATTCCGCAATCTCTGGGGATTTTCGCCCCGATTTGCTTCCGTCCCTGGCTGGATCACCGGCAGAGTCGACTGGATCCTCGAGTCGACGAAACGGAAGATCGCCGTAGTCCTCGTCTTCACGCTCAGCGCGCTGGCCCTGAGCTACATCCTGACACCTAAGGTCGAATATCTCCCGACGGGAAACCGGAATCTTCTCTTCGGCATCATCCTGCCGAATCCAGGACACAGCCTCGAGGAAAATACCGAGCTTCGAAATCTCTACGTCGAGGAACTGCAGCATCTCTGGAAGGCGCCCCCGGAAGAGTCGGTGGATCTTCCCGGCGGGGGGATCGCCGGCTGGTTTTACGTCGCGTTGAACGACCGCGTCTTCATGGGAGCGCGATCGCGCGACGACCGTCGAGCTCGAGAGCTCCTCGCCGAGTTCCAGCGAGTCAATGCGAAGGTTCCCGGAGCAATCGCCTTCATGTCGCAATCGAGTCTGTTTCAGCGAGGGTTCGGCCAGGGGCGCAACATCGAAGTCGAGATCGTCGGTCCCGATCTCGAGCGCCTGATGGAGATCGGCGGTGAAGTGTTCGCCAGCGTCGATCAGGTTCTGCCGGGATCGCAGGCGCGCCCGATTCCCGGACTCGATCTCGGAAATCCGGAGATTCAGGTCCGGACCGACCGACGGCGAGCCGCCGAAGCGGGGATGACTCACGCGGACCTCGCGGCGACCGTCAACGCACTGGTGGACGGAGCGCGCGCGAGCGATTACCGTTATCAGGGACAGCAGATCGACCTCCGCGTGATCGGCGAGACCCAGCAGATGGAGCGAACACACCTGATCGAACAGATCCCGCTCTCGACTCCGGACGGCGATCTCGTGACCGTCGGTTCGGTCGCTGAGGTCGAGCTCGTCAACGGACCAGCCGAGATCGCGCATCGCGAACGGCAACGGTCGGTGACGATCGCGATCACACCGCCCGAGGAAATGCCGCTGCAGGAAGCGATGGAGCTGGTGGAAACCAGGATTCTCGATCCGATCCGCGATCGCGGTGAGCTCGGCGGACTCTATCGGGCCCGCATGTCGGGAACCGCGGACAAGCTCACGCAGACCTGGCAGGCCCTGATCTGGAACTTCATCCTCGCCGTGTTGATCACCTATCTCCTGATGGCAGCACTCTTCGAGAACTTTCTCTATCCCTTCGTCATCCTCTTCACTGTCCCGCTCGCCGCGCTCGGCGGTTTTCTCGGTCTCGGGTTGATGAACCTCTTCCGGTATCAGGCGCTCGACATCCTGACGATGCTCGGGTTCGTCATTCTCGTCGGTACGGTGGTGAACAACGCCATCCTCATCGTTCATCAGACCCTCAACTACATCCGTGACGCGGGGATGGACATTCGCAGCGCCATCACCGAATCGGTGCGAACCCGTGTCCGGCCAATCTTCATGAGCGTGACGACGAGCGTCTTCGCGATGCTGCCGCTGGTTCTTTTCCCGGGCGCCGGCTCGGAGCTCTACCGGGGACTCGGGAGCGTGGTGGTCGGCGGTCTCGTCGTCTCCTCCGCGTTCACTCTCTTCCTTATTCCGGCATTGCTGAGCCTGACCATGGAAGCCCGCGAAGCATTCGCCCGGCGGTTCCAGGGAGAGGAGTCGTCCGCCGTCGCATGA
- a CDS encoding class A beta-lactamase-related serine hydrolase, which produces MKSSLVLLSILLTGCTSMKTEDIDRRIDRILDESAAERVGISFYDFRDGTVWEHNADELFHAASTMKVPVMMGIFRAAEQGELSLDQMIPVHNEFISIYDGSTFASGADEDSDIELYDHIGSTMSVEELTRRMIVRSSNLATNILIQRIGAERVTSMIREAGGHRMEVLRGVQDLAAYEAGMNNTATAHDLMVVLRKIAESAEAQSDGPADRMVRILEAQEFNEGIPAGLPEGTRVAHKTGSITEIYHDAAIVYPEGERPWILVVLTGGTSDAEASKTVREIATAFHQWRKR; this is translated from the coding sequence ATGAAGAGCTCACTGGTCCTCCTCTCGATTCTGCTCACCGGGTGCACCTCAATGAAAACAGAAGACATCGATCGCCGGATCGACCGTATTCTCGACGAAAGCGCGGCCGAACGGGTCGGCATCTCCTTCTACGATTTTCGCGACGGTACCGTCTGGGAGCACAATGCCGACGAGCTCTTTCACGCGGCGAGCACGATGAAAGTGCCCGTCATGATGGGCATCTTCAGGGCGGCCGAGCAGGGGGAGCTGTCCCTCGATCAGATGATCCCCGTGCACAACGAGTTCATCAGCATCTACGACGGTTCCACGTTCGCGAGCGGAGCGGACGAGGACTCCGATATCGAGCTCTACGATCACATCGGCTCGACGATGTCGGTTGAAGAGCTGACGAGACGGATGATCGTCCGAAGCTCGAACCTCGCGACCAATATCCTGATCCAACGGATCGGTGCCGAGCGCGTCACCTCGATGATTCGCGAGGCCGGTGGCCACCGGATGGAAGTACTTCGCGGAGTTCAGGATCTCGCAGCATATGAAGCGGGCATGAACAACACCGCTACGGCCCATGATCTGATGGTCGTCCTTCGAAAGATCGCGGAGAGCGCTGAGGCCCAGAGCGACGGGCCGGCCGACCGGATGGTTCGGATCCTCGAAGCGCAGGAATTCAACGAGGGGATCCCGGCGGGATTGCCGGAAGGAACCAGGGTTGCGCACAAGACCGGCTCGATCACCGAGATCTATCACGACGCCGCCATCGTCTATCCGGAGGGGGAACGCCCCTGGATACTGGTCGTCCTGACCGGCGGAACCTCAGATGCGGAGGCCTCGAAGACTGTTCGCGAGATCGCGACGGCATTCCACCAGTGGCGGAAGCGTTGA
- the priA gene encoding primosomal protein N', whose amino-acid sequence MARYAEIAIPVPVRSLFTYRVPEELESELVPGHRVEVPWGKGLTTGFVVKLADETAVEANKLKSITSILDDEEPSILPEIREVCEFAASYYLAPPGEVFRAAVPANMASRGKRILRLARNLDETAPALVSGSLSDEDVELLAQLGGKGRDARPMMRRDPSLRSRIARLERDGWISAEEELHDSSGVRWEQWVMLTDREVQPTSTQQEHVLRLLEGTGGEAPKRAILDAGGSSSAIQTLMKKGKLVGDRRPAEADIDLLSMAATSKGDLALNRGQLEAIATVTDSLGSFHPFLLQGVTGSGKTEVYIEIMREAVRRGRKAILMVPEIALTPAVAARLRERFGDRIAILHSNLTPGERWDQWRRARRGETDVSVGPRSALFTPFEDLGVIIVDEEGDGAYKQDETPRYNARDLAVVRARASKCPVILGSATPSLESRYNVEQGRYTHLTLPARIGASQLPEIEIVDLRNERAEKGDKGMVIFSEPLKNEMTRVLLEGQQIIILINRRGYAPFLLCRECENDFRCANCSVTRTVHRRDGQLVCHYCGYRTAIPAACYECGGEVLQPIGFGTEKVEERFMRDFPEVPAAVLDRDSVRRKGSLLRILRDFRDGRTRVLIGTQIVSKGHDFPGVTLTGVLNADSVLGYPDFRSAEKTFYLLTQVAGRSGRGEDAGRVMIQTAWPHHHAIQSAISQDYEAFYASEIEFRSRFHYPPITGLIAIRLRGNEQPAVERTARRIGDRLERFLGSVEDARMQGPAPAPLERLKGMWRYQILVRSRQKGMLRSAVDRALTDAEVSPGVEVTIDVDPLNIL is encoded by the coding sequence ATGGCGCGCTATGCCGAAATCGCCATTCCGGTCCCGGTGAGGAGCCTGTTCACGTACCGGGTTCCCGAGGAGCTGGAAAGCGAGCTCGTTCCCGGGCATCGCGTCGAAGTGCCGTGGGGGAAGGGTCTCACCACCGGCTTCGTCGTGAAGCTGGCGGACGAAACCGCGGTCGAGGCGAACAAACTGAAGTCCATCACGTCGATACTCGACGATGAAGAACCGTCGATCCTTCCCGAGATCCGCGAGGTTTGCGAGTTCGCCGCAAGCTACTATCTGGCACCCCCCGGAGAAGTCTTTCGCGCCGCGGTTCCCGCGAACATGGCGAGCCGGGGAAAGCGCATCCTGCGACTCGCCCGTAATCTCGACGAGACGGCTCCCGCGCTGGTTTCCGGCTCGCTTTCAGACGAAGACGTCGAACTTCTCGCGCAGCTCGGAGGAAAGGGTCGCGACGCGCGGCCGATGATGCGACGGGACCCCTCTCTCCGGTCACGGATTGCGCGACTCGAGCGGGACGGGTGGATCTCCGCCGAGGAAGAGCTTCATGATTCCAGCGGCGTGCGATGGGAGCAGTGGGTGATGCTCACAGACCGAGAAGTCCAACCGACCAGCACACAGCAGGAGCACGTTCTTCGGCTGCTCGAAGGGACCGGCGGGGAGGCGCCCAAACGCGCGATCCTCGACGCCGGCGGAAGCTCCTCCGCGATCCAGACCCTGATGAAGAAGGGGAAGCTCGTCGGCGACAGAAGGCCGGCTGAGGCCGACATCGACCTGCTGTCGATGGCCGCAACCTCGAAAGGGGACCTCGCTCTGAACCGGGGGCAGCTCGAAGCGATCGCGACCGTCACCGATTCCCTCGGATCATTTCATCCGTTCCTTCTGCAGGGTGTGACCGGCAGCGGCAAGACCGAGGTGTACATCGAGATCATGCGCGAGGCGGTGCGTCGCGGCCGCAAGGCGATCCTGATGGTCCCCGAGATCGCCCTCACCCCGGCCGTGGCTGCGAGACTGCGCGAGCGATTCGGCGACCGGATCGCCATTCTGCACAGCAACCTCACGCCTGGCGAACGGTGGGATCAATGGAGGCGGGCGAGAAGAGGGGAGACCGACGTTTCGGTCGGTCCGCGCTCGGCTCTGTTCACCCCTTTCGAAGATCTCGGCGTGATCATCGTCGACGAAGAGGGAGACGGCGCGTACAAGCAGGATGAAACGCCCCGATACAACGCGAGAGACCTCGCGGTGGTACGTGCCCGCGCATCGAAATGCCCCGTCATCCTCGGTTCTGCCACTCCTTCGCTCGAGAGCAGATACAACGTCGAACAGGGTCGTTACACGCATCTGACGCTTCCCGCCCGGATCGGTGCAAGCCAGCTCCCCGAAATCGAAATCGTCGATCTGCGGAACGAAAGAGCGGAGAAGGGCGACAAGGGGATGGTGATCTTCTCCGAACCTCTGAAGAATGAGATGACCCGGGTGCTTCTCGAGGGACAACAGATCATCATCCTGATCAATCGCCGCGGCTACGCCCCCTTTCTTCTCTGCCGCGAATGCGAGAATGACTTTCGTTGCGCGAACTGTTCGGTCACGCGCACGGTCCATCGCCGCGATGGCCAGCTCGTCTGCCATTACTGCGGCTACAGGACGGCGATTCCCGCTGCTTGCTACGAATGCGGCGGCGAAGTGCTCCAGCCGATCGGCTTCGGAACCGAGAAGGTCGAAGAGCGCTTCATGCGCGATTTCCCGGAGGTACCCGCCGCGGTTCTCGACCGCGACTCGGTGAGACGAAAGGGCTCGCTGCTGAGGATTCTTCGCGATTTCAGAGACGGCCGGACCCGCGTACTGATCGGAACGCAGATCGTGAGCAAGGGTCACGACTTTCCGGGAGTCACTCTGACCGGAGTCCTCAACGCAGACTCGGTGCTCGGGTATCCCGATTTCAGGTCGGCCGAGAAGACCTTCTACCTCCTGACTCAGGTGGCCGGAAGGTCGGGACGAGGGGAGGATGCGGGGAGGGTCATGATCCAGACGGCGTGGCCACATCACCACGCGATCCAGTCGGCGATCAGCCAGGATTACGAGGCCTTTTATGCGTCCGAGATCGAGTTTCGATCGCGCTTTCACTATCCGCCGATCACCGGTCTCATTGCCATCAGGCTGAGAGGTAACGAGCAGCCGGCGGTCGAGCGCACCGCCAGAAGGATCGGGGACCGTCTCGAACGTTTTCTCGGCTCGGTCGAAGACGCACGAATGCAGGGACCCGCTCCGGCGCCGCTCGAGCGGCTGAAGGGGATGTGGCGCTACCAGATCCTGGTTCGATCGCGGCAGAAGGGGATGTTGCGCTCCGCAGTGGACCGCGCATTGACCGACGCGGAAGTATCTCCGGGCGTCGAAGTCACCATCGACGTCGATCCTTTGAATATCCTATAG